One Glandiceps talaboti chromosome 2, keGlaTala1.1, whole genome shotgun sequence genomic region harbors:
- the LOC144452177 gene encoding ribosome quality control complex subunit NEMF-like isoform X1 has translation MKTRFATIDILAVIPEIRERLLGLRVVNVYDIDHKTYLIKLAKPDVKDTLLFESGARLHCTDFDWPKNAMPSGFSMKLRKHIRGRRLVSVEQLGVDRIVDLQFGEDEAAYHVIIELYDRGNVVLTDYEYTILNLLRVRTDESQDVRFAVRERYPVETARQPEPPLSTERLGEILMAAKVGDQLRRVLNPHLIYGPAVIEHCILKQGLQDPKVGQNFDISTDLPLVMAALEEAEEIMQQTRQTISRGYIIQKKEKKVTTTSEGTGNELVTNVEYHPFLFKQHENNPIVEVERFGKAVDEFYSQAGSQKLDIKALQQEKTALKKLENVKKDHEKRIQGLQKSQDEDTMKAQLVEINLPLVDRAIQIVRSAVANQIDWDEIWDIVKEAQAQDDPVAKAIKSLKLDSNHFTLLLSDPFTSTDSDEEEDNGDSSKKSKQNASVKVDIDLELSAYANARKYYEHKKHSSMKEQKTIDASAKALKSAEAKTKQTLKDVATVTSINKNRKTYWFEKCLWFISSENYLVIGGRDQQQNEIVVRKYLNKGDIYVHADLHGASSVIIKNPSGEEIPPKTLNEAGTMAICYSAAWEAKVVTSAWWVYHHQVSKTAPTGEYLTTGSFMVRGKKNYLPPSYLMMGFGFVFKVDDDSVWRHKDERKVRVAEDDQLSIIDNQQTGPDEGDEIIIPEGESSDEDGKGIPEFKGTRALNTDETQKTDKVEAVDQGNQDDDSHHGDKVQEQDNDSHHGDKTQDQDDSHKSIETVEETSEQKEEEKNDNEVDNADDDDDDDDDDDDEGFYPDTTIQLQHIGGDKFELQRGTSTTTTDSQADDADIIYLGDDNPIVITQKAEGGGKQRLSAKQRREMKKQKKKHVGTLDEEEDQNRKDVKEDDEDEEMNQRQQRRKQKGQQQPTQQQQQQQQQQPKRGQKAKLKKMKEKYADQDEEERRLKMEILASAGSTNEVKGKKAKKKLQQQQQQQKQQQKQQQKKGKGGRPWSGVSIKGEGGSIFTGKQSTDTEHQKQPLKDEEQMSDEEKEALFAEENIMKEGSSILDSLTGQPHEEDTLMFAVPVCAPYNSMHNYKFKVKLTPGSSKRGKAAKTSLSMFQFSKETTTREKDLFKSVKDNDLSRNLPGKVKVSAPNLQKMKKRK, from the exons ATGAAGACACGATTCGCAACAATTGACATTTTAGCAGTAATCCCTGAAATACGGGAACG ATTACTTGGACTACGTGTGGTCAACGTGTATGATATTGATCATAAGACATATCTCATCAAACTTGCCAA ACCTGATGTCAAAGACACTCTGCTATTTGAGTCAGGTGCCAGACTCcattgcacagattttgactgGCCAAAAAATGCAATGCCATCTGGTTTTTCAATGAAACTGCGTAAACACATTCGAGGAAGACGATTGGTTTCTGTTGAGCAGTTAGGAGTGGATAGAATTGTGGATTTACAGTTTGGAGAAGATGAAGCTGCTTATCACGTCATTATTGAACTGTATGACAGA GGCAATGTGGTGCTGACAGACTATGAGTATACAATTTTGAATCTATTGCGAGTGAGAACAGATGAAAGTCAAGATGTCAGATTTGCAGTGAGAGAACGCTACCCTGTAGAAACAGCAAGACAACCTGAACCACCACTGTCAACAGAACG ACTTGGAGAAATCCTAATGGCAGCTAAAGTTGGTGACCAGTTACGTAGAGTGTTGAATCCTCATCTAA TCTATGGTCCAGCTGTCATAGAGCATTGTATATTAAAGCAAGGCTTACAAGATCCCAAAGTTGGACAAAACTTTGATATCTCAACAG ATCTTCCATTAGTAATGGCTGCTTTAGAAGAGGCTGAGGAAATCATGCAGCAAACAAGGCAGACAATCTCTAGG GGTTACATAATTCAAAAGAAGGAAAAGAAAGTTACTACTACATCTGAAGGCACTGGGAATGAATTAGTTAC aaaCGTTGAGTACCATCCATTTCTGTTCAAACAACATGAAAATAATCCCATTGTTGAAGTAGAAAGGTTTGGAAAG GCAGTTGATGAGTTCTACTCACAGGCAGGCAGTCAGAAACTGGACATTAAAGCATTGCAACAG GAAAAAACAGCACTGAAAAAActtgaaaatgtgaaaaaagaTCATGAAAAAAGAATCCAAGGTTTGCAAAAATCACAG GATGAAGACACAATGAAAGCACAGCTAGTAGAAATAAATCTACCATTG GTGGATAGGGCAATTCAAATTGTGCGAAGTGCTGTGGCTAACCAGATAGACTGGGATGAGATTTGGGACATTGTGAAGGAAGCACAGGCACAAGATGATCCAGTAGCCAAGGCAATCAAATCACTCAAACTTGATAGTAATCATTTCACACTACTGTTAAG TGATCCATTCACCAGTACTGACAGTGATGAAGAGGAGGACAATGGAGATAGTTCtaagaaatcaaaacaaaatgctTCTGTCAAAGTAGACATTGATTTGGAGTTATCAGCTTATGCCAATGCTAGAAA GTATTATGAACATAAAAAACACTCTAGTATGAAGGAACAGAAGACCATTGATGCCTCAGCGAAG gcaTTAAAGTCAGCTGAAgcaaagacaaaacaaacactcaaAGATGTTGCTACAGTAAcatcaataaacaaaaacagaaagacTTACTG GTTTGAAAAATGTTTGTGGTTCATCAGTAGTGAAAATTATTTAGTGATTGGAGGAAGAGATCAACAACAGAATGAAATAGTTGTTAGGAAATATCtcaataaag GTGATATTTATGTCCATGCTGATCTCCATGGTGCTAGCAGTGTAATTATTAAGAATCCATCAG gTGAGGAAATTCCACCAAAGACTTTGAATGAAGCAGGTACAATGGCAATATGTTACAGTGCTGCCTGGGAGGCTAAGGTTGTGACCAGTGCTTGGTGGGTGTACCATCACCAG gTTTCAAAAACAGCACCAACTGGTGAATATCTTACAACTGGTAGCTTTATGGTCAGAG GAAAGAAAAATTATTTACCACCTTCTTATCTAATGATGGGCTTTGGATTTGTATTCAAA GTTGATGATGATAGTGTGTGGAGACATAAAGATGAAAGAAAAGTGAGAGTAGCTGAAGATGATCAGTTGTCAATAATAGATAATCAACAG ACTGGTCCAGATGAAGGTGATGAGATTATAATTCCAGAAGGTGAAAGCAGTGATGAAGATGGTAAAG GAATCCCTGAATTTAAGGGAACCAGAGCATTGAACACTGATGAAACACAGAAAACAGATAAGGTTGAAGCTGTTGATCAGGGTAACCAAGATGACGACAGTCACCATGGTGACAAAGTACAGGAACAAGATAATGACAGTCACCATGGTGACAAAACACAGGATCAAGATGACAGTCACAAAAGTATAGAGACAGTTGAAGAGACATCAGAGCAGAAGGAGGAGGAAAAGAATGACAATGAAGTGGATAATgctgatgacgatgatgatgatgatgatgatgatgatgatgaagggTTTTATCCTGATACTACCATTCAGTTACAACATATAGGGGGTGATAA ATTTGAACTGCAGCGTGGTACCAGCACAACCACTACAGACAGCCAAGCTGATGATGCAGATATCATTTATCTTGGAGATGATAATCCTATTGTAATCACACAAAAG GCTGAAGGAGGCGGAAAACAACGTCTATCGGCAAAACAAAGACG GGAAATGAAGAAGCAGAAGAAAAAACATGTAGGAACACTAGATGAAGAAGAAGATCAAAACAGGAAAGATGTAAAAGAggatgatgaagatgaagagaTGAACCAAAGACAACAACGACGAAAACAAAAAGGACAGCAACAACCAActcaacaacagcaacagcaacagcaacagcagcCGAAGAGAGGCCAAAAG GCTAAACTAAAGAagatgaaagaaaaatatgCTGATCAAGATGAAGAAGAACGTAGattgaaaatggaaatattAGCT TCTGCAGGCAGTACTAATGAAGTTAAAGGAAAGAAAGCTAAAAAGAAActgcaacagcaacaacagcaacaaaaacaacaacagaaacagcaACAAAAGAAAGGAAAGGGTGGAAGACCATGGAGTGGTGTTTCAATAAAAGGGGAAG GTGGAAGCATTTTTACAGGAAAGCAATCTACAGATACTGAGCATCAAAAGCAGCCCCTGAAAGATGAGGAGCAG ATGTCAGATGAAGAAAAAGAAGCTCTGTTTGCAGAGGAAAACATTATGAAG GAGGGTAGCTCAATCTTAGACAGTCTGACAGGACAACCACATGAGGAAGACACATTGATGTTTGCTGTCCCTGTATGTGCTCCCTACAATTCTATGCACAACTACAA ATTTAAAGTGAAACTGACACCTGGCTCTTCAAAGAGAGGGAAAG CTGCCAAGACTTCTTTAAGCATGTTCCaattttcaaaagaaacaaCTACCAGAGAGAAAGATCTTTTCAAAAGTGTTAAG gACAATGACTTATCACGTAACTTGCCTGGTAAAGTCAAAGTGTCTGCTCCAAACTTACAGAAAATGAAGAAACGGAAGTAA
- the LOC144452177 gene encoding ribosome quality control complex subunit NEMF-like isoform X2, producing the protein MAAKVGDQLRRVLNPHLIYGPAVIEHCILKQGLQDPKVGQNFDISTDLPLVMAALEEAEEIMQQTRQTISRGYIIQKKEKKVTTTSEGTGNELVTNVEYHPFLFKQHENNPIVEVERFGKAVDEFYSQAGSQKLDIKALQQEKTALKKLENVKKDHEKRIQGLQKSQDEDTMKAQLVEINLPLVDRAIQIVRSAVANQIDWDEIWDIVKEAQAQDDPVAKAIKSLKLDSNHFTLLLSDPFTSTDSDEEEDNGDSSKKSKQNASVKVDIDLELSAYANARKYYEHKKHSSMKEQKTIDASAKALKSAEAKTKQTLKDVATVTSINKNRKTYWFEKCLWFISSENYLVIGGRDQQQNEIVVRKYLNKGDIYVHADLHGASSVIIKNPSGEEIPPKTLNEAGTMAICYSAAWEAKVVTSAWWVYHHQVSKTAPTGEYLTTGSFMVRGKKNYLPPSYLMMGFGFVFKVDDDSVWRHKDERKVRVAEDDQLSIIDNQQTGPDEGDEIIIPEGESSDEDGKGIPEFKGTRALNTDETQKTDKVEAVDQGNQDDDSHHGDKVQEQDNDSHHGDKTQDQDDSHKSIETVEETSEQKEEEKNDNEVDNADDDDDDDDDDDDEGFYPDTTIQLQHIGGDKFELQRGTSTTTTDSQADDADIIYLGDDNPIVITQKAEGGGKQRLSAKQRREMKKQKKKHVGTLDEEEDQNRKDVKEDDEDEEMNQRQQRRKQKGQQQPTQQQQQQQQQQPKRGQKAKLKKMKEKYADQDEEERRLKMEILASAGSTNEVKGKKAKKKLQQQQQQQKQQQKQQQKKGKGGRPWSGVSIKGEGGSIFTGKQSTDTEHQKQPLKDEEQMSDEEKEALFAEENIMKEGSSILDSLTGQPHEEDTLMFAVPVCAPYNSMHNYKFKVKLTPGSSKRGKAAKTSLSMFQFSKETTTREKDLFKSVKDNDLSRNLPGKVKVSAPNLQKMKKRK; encoded by the exons ATGGCAGCTAAAGTTGGTGACCAGTTACGTAGAGTGTTGAATCCTCATCTAA TCTATGGTCCAGCTGTCATAGAGCATTGTATATTAAAGCAAGGCTTACAAGATCCCAAAGTTGGACAAAACTTTGATATCTCAACAG ATCTTCCATTAGTAATGGCTGCTTTAGAAGAGGCTGAGGAAATCATGCAGCAAACAAGGCAGACAATCTCTAGG GGTTACATAATTCAAAAGAAGGAAAAGAAAGTTACTACTACATCTGAAGGCACTGGGAATGAATTAGTTAC aaaCGTTGAGTACCATCCATTTCTGTTCAAACAACATGAAAATAATCCCATTGTTGAAGTAGAAAGGTTTGGAAAG GCAGTTGATGAGTTCTACTCACAGGCAGGCAGTCAGAAACTGGACATTAAAGCATTGCAACAG GAAAAAACAGCACTGAAAAAActtgaaaatgtgaaaaaagaTCATGAAAAAAGAATCCAAGGTTTGCAAAAATCACAG GATGAAGACACAATGAAAGCACAGCTAGTAGAAATAAATCTACCATTG GTGGATAGGGCAATTCAAATTGTGCGAAGTGCTGTGGCTAACCAGATAGACTGGGATGAGATTTGGGACATTGTGAAGGAAGCACAGGCACAAGATGATCCAGTAGCCAAGGCAATCAAATCACTCAAACTTGATAGTAATCATTTCACACTACTGTTAAG TGATCCATTCACCAGTACTGACAGTGATGAAGAGGAGGACAATGGAGATAGTTCtaagaaatcaaaacaaaatgctTCTGTCAAAGTAGACATTGATTTGGAGTTATCAGCTTATGCCAATGCTAGAAA GTATTATGAACATAAAAAACACTCTAGTATGAAGGAACAGAAGACCATTGATGCCTCAGCGAAG gcaTTAAAGTCAGCTGAAgcaaagacaaaacaaacactcaaAGATGTTGCTACAGTAAcatcaataaacaaaaacagaaagacTTACTG GTTTGAAAAATGTTTGTGGTTCATCAGTAGTGAAAATTATTTAGTGATTGGAGGAAGAGATCAACAACAGAATGAAATAGTTGTTAGGAAATATCtcaataaag GTGATATTTATGTCCATGCTGATCTCCATGGTGCTAGCAGTGTAATTATTAAGAATCCATCAG gTGAGGAAATTCCACCAAAGACTTTGAATGAAGCAGGTACAATGGCAATATGTTACAGTGCTGCCTGGGAGGCTAAGGTTGTGACCAGTGCTTGGTGGGTGTACCATCACCAG gTTTCAAAAACAGCACCAACTGGTGAATATCTTACAACTGGTAGCTTTATGGTCAGAG GAAAGAAAAATTATTTACCACCTTCTTATCTAATGATGGGCTTTGGATTTGTATTCAAA GTTGATGATGATAGTGTGTGGAGACATAAAGATGAAAGAAAAGTGAGAGTAGCTGAAGATGATCAGTTGTCAATAATAGATAATCAACAG ACTGGTCCAGATGAAGGTGATGAGATTATAATTCCAGAAGGTGAAAGCAGTGATGAAGATGGTAAAG GAATCCCTGAATTTAAGGGAACCAGAGCATTGAACACTGATGAAACACAGAAAACAGATAAGGTTGAAGCTGTTGATCAGGGTAACCAAGATGACGACAGTCACCATGGTGACAAAGTACAGGAACAAGATAATGACAGTCACCATGGTGACAAAACACAGGATCAAGATGACAGTCACAAAAGTATAGAGACAGTTGAAGAGACATCAGAGCAGAAGGAGGAGGAAAAGAATGACAATGAAGTGGATAATgctgatgacgatgatgatgatgatgatgatgatgatgatgaagggTTTTATCCTGATACTACCATTCAGTTACAACATATAGGGGGTGATAA ATTTGAACTGCAGCGTGGTACCAGCACAACCACTACAGACAGCCAAGCTGATGATGCAGATATCATTTATCTTGGAGATGATAATCCTATTGTAATCACACAAAAG GCTGAAGGAGGCGGAAAACAACGTCTATCGGCAAAACAAAGACG GGAAATGAAGAAGCAGAAGAAAAAACATGTAGGAACACTAGATGAAGAAGAAGATCAAAACAGGAAAGATGTAAAAGAggatgatgaagatgaagagaTGAACCAAAGACAACAACGACGAAAACAAAAAGGACAGCAACAACCAActcaacaacagcaacagcaacagcaacagcagcCGAAGAGAGGCCAAAAG GCTAAACTAAAGAagatgaaagaaaaatatgCTGATCAAGATGAAGAAGAACGTAGattgaaaatggaaatattAGCT TCTGCAGGCAGTACTAATGAAGTTAAAGGAAAGAAAGCTAAAAAGAAActgcaacagcaacaacagcaacaaaaacaacaacagaaacagcaACAAAAGAAAGGAAAGGGTGGAAGACCATGGAGTGGTGTTTCAATAAAAGGGGAAG GTGGAAGCATTTTTACAGGAAAGCAATCTACAGATACTGAGCATCAAAAGCAGCCCCTGAAAGATGAGGAGCAG ATGTCAGATGAAGAAAAAGAAGCTCTGTTTGCAGAGGAAAACATTATGAAG GAGGGTAGCTCAATCTTAGACAGTCTGACAGGACAACCACATGAGGAAGACACATTGATGTTTGCTGTCCCTGTATGTGCTCCCTACAATTCTATGCACAACTACAA ATTTAAAGTGAAACTGACACCTGGCTCTTCAAAGAGAGGGAAAG CTGCCAAGACTTCTTTAAGCATGTTCCaattttcaaaagaaacaaCTACCAGAGAGAAAGATCTTTTCAAAAGTGTTAAG gACAATGACTTATCACGTAACTTGCCTGGTAAAGTCAAAGTGTCTGCTCCAAACTTACAGAAAATGAAGAAACGGAAGTAA